A single Sphingobacteriales bacterium DNA region contains:
- a CDS encoding DUF1599 domain-containing protein, producing MSEKTNLQYQTEAANVRKIFINKNKDYGNSWKIMRIPSLIDQIYIKADRIRNIEDGTIPQVEDDLATEYIGIINYCIITLIQQEIKKQGTDIQTFDELLTRYDFYLREAHELMKKKNHDYGEAWRNMYITSFTDLILARILRIRQILVNQGKTLVSEGLEANLYDMINYAFFALIKLKEKNENR from the coding sequence GTGTCGGAAAAAACAAATTTACAATATCAGACTGAAGCGGCAAACGTAAGGAAAATTTTTATTAATAAAAACAAAGATTACGGGAACTCCTGGAAAATCATGCGAATCCCCAGTCTGATCGACCAGATTTATATTAAGGCCGACCGCATCAGGAACATTGAAGACGGTACCATTCCTCAGGTGGAAGACGACCTCGCAACGGAATATATCGGGATAATCAATTACTGTATTATTACCCTGATTCAACAGGAAATAAAAAAGCAAGGAACTGATATTCAGACATTTGACGAATTACTGACCAGATACGACTTTTATCTCAGGGAAGCCCATGAGCTGATGAAGAAAAAAAACCATGACTACGGAGAAGCCTGGCGAAACATGTACATTACTTCATTTACCGACCTGATTCTTGCCCGTATTCTTCGCATAAGACAAATACTTGTAAATCAAGGAAAAACATTGGTTTCTGAAGGACTTGAAGCCAATTTGTACGATATGATAAACTATGCTTTTTTTGCACTGATAAAACTCAAGGAAAAAAATGAAAACAGGTAG